TTGCATCGCTCGTGAATCGTCGTCAAAGATTCTCATAACGTGAGCAGAGTCCCTATTCTACAAGAACGGGAAATCCATCAGTAATGACCTAAGAATCTAAAATAACTTCGGTGAAAAGATTCAAAGATATCTAGTCTGATGATCAAACTAGACCTGAAAAAGAACAACCCAACAATGGAAGTATAACAGAACTAAAGATTGCTCAATAGAGCATAAGGTGTACTTCCAGAAAAGACCTTTTACAACGTTACCATCATATTTACACTACTCTAGGTGTTGTATCTCTCTTCTTTGTATTCTGCTAACAGAAACTCTCTTCATCTACATGCACCAACTAGCGATTTTTTATAGACTAGAAATCCTTCATATGCTGGTAATTCTTACGACAGTAGCTAAACTCAGGACTTTCTGTAAATACAAAACCTACATGTATCTTtagctaaaaaaaaaagacaatcgTTCACATACAGCTCTTTCTAGCAGCTCTGCCCTTTCCTTAGCTTCTGTCATACGTTTCTGATTTCGAAGGAAGTGCTTATCCAAGCTGTCCTTCGATGAATCAGCCTCTTCAGCTATCTGCTCAACTTTTCTGTATGACGAAATACGAAATATCTTAGTCCAATGTAAGAATCAAATCTAATGACACGACAAGCAACAATTGAATCACTAAACTAATTCACAATTAGAGTTAAGGTTATCAGCAGCAATTTCATATCTACGAAGACACTACATTTACGAAAGTTTCTCATACAGATAAACTCAAGTTATGTCAACTCTTCGAGTATTATCCATAATCTTGTCAGACTATTTCACAGAGAATAAAAGCTAAAGTAACTACCAAAATATCCTGAATTCACGCCAAATCTTGTTTGCTTGCTCCCACTTTTAAGTACAAAAGATGACTAAATTCACATGGACATGGTTTAGCTTTTGCACATTTGCAAAGTTACTTTTTAGGTATGTCTGCATCAAGTAAAGAATGATAATGCCTCAACAAAGCTGCTTGTATTTGATGGGAAATGTCAAGCTCCAAGAGCCAACACATATAAAGGTTGCTTGTATGATGGATAGCAAAACCCTTGAACAATTACGCTTGTTTATATCAAAGTAAAATTAGTAAATACTTGCATACTGAGAAACAGCAAGATTCTAGATTCCCAAAATTCTTTTTGCAAGCCCTAACACAGCAGCAGACATAGATCAAACAGCAAAAGGAAGAGGCGACTTTATTGGGGGTTGGGGGAAAGAGTCCAGAAAATGTACAAAACAGCTAACTAAATGATGGCGAATCACTTGGAAATTCTTTAATGTCAAAAGTGAGTAACTAATCCTAAAGTCAAAAGTACAAAATTGCAAAGGATGGATTAAGATTATAGTGAATAACTTATTGTCAAAATATAAAAGTTTCAGATGTGGGATCACCTCTTCCAAAGATCACGCTCGGTCTTTGAAGCAATTGATCTCCAAAGACGATCCATCTCAAAACAGAGAGAACGGATCTGAGATATATCCTTTTTGATAGAGAAGGAGAGCTCCGGAGAATCAATGCCGCCAGGTGATGAAAACTCCAATTGTTCCAGCCTCTCTAATTCACCTCTTACTCTCATCAACAACCTCTTAGAATTCTGATGTACTTCTGACAGCGTACCTACTTCCATAGCCATGTCTGTAACTTACTAGTGTTGTACTTATACACAATATAAATCCTACAAAACATCAAATGTCAAACATATTTAATTGATTAGATCTACCTAAGGAATGTAACAAAATAGAATACCTAACAACATATAGTTTAATTGTTATAGGAAAACTCTATGGCCCTTGTAAGCAGCCTTCATTCCTAAATTCCAAAGACATCCTCTACAAGTTCGTGTATACCCGAGGTGAATCCAATTAAAAAGTGTCACATTGTATGTTCAGGCCATCTTCTCCATGTATGAACCAAATAAGATATGAAACTATATGAATCCTAAACCCTCATGTAGGTGCTCTACACTAGTATGGTCATTGTAGTTTATTAACCCATTCCATCCAATTGGAAGCAGAATACCAAAAAGAAATCCCTATAACGAAAACCATCTAAACTAAACAAGGAAGTTAATGATGTTGACATTGAGAAGATATTGCCCAATAGCTGAACATATATAAGACATTACATAATTCCCAAGTCGAATGTAGATAAGAATTTCATGAGCTAATAAAATCAAAAACACGGCAATCAGAGATTAAAACCCTATATTTTAAGTAAATTATGTTTCAGATTAAAATTCAATAAGAATGTCTCAACGAAACCTAAACCTTTCAGGATTCAATTATCCACtactttcttctttatttttgtgAAGCATATTATCCACTGTTTTACAGCGATGCCATCATCAAATTCAATACGCCAAGAAATataaattgaaaagaaaagaaaattcagaTTACCTTTCAGAGTGATTCAATTAGGAGGAGGATCTTCTTTTCATTCGCCGTAAAGAAATCTGAAATCTGTGAAATACTATTAGGCAGAGAGATCTCTGCAACTTCTCGACGCCTCTCTGATGTGATCAAATTTGATTTTCTTTCCAATGCTGATGTTTTTGAACTTTTAATTCGTTTCTTTACTGTATTTATAGTTGGGTAacttatttatatgtccctacttttgacatccaataaatatgttcttatacaacaataaatatgtccctactttttaataatcttatctatttaaaattagattaccttaataccctcccatataatatttttctttatttcaaaatggaacaaattttttccactaccacttcaccaccaccactagaaccaccaccaccaacattcaactaccattccaccaccaccgttcaacaaccaccacctaccaaccgctaccaccactaatattccaccaccactccttcaccaccaccattacaccaccaataTTCCtccaccactagtccgtcgccgccgccaccactagtTCGCCGCCACCGCCACCGTCAGCGCCGTCACCGCCACCActagttcagatatttttgtatcaacagcagtagttgatccaaataaaaatagaaccaacagtagaagttgatccagtttAGGGGATTAACAAtgatagttgatccaaaaaaaaaaggatcaacagtggaagttgatccaatttaatggatcaacaatggtagttgatccactaaattggatcaacaatgaaagttgatccatgtaaatgtagtgaacttggcgtgagtcaaACACGCAACacctgacatggagtcagtcatgctaccattgcaccacaagttcaacattggaagaaatttacatgatttaaactacaaagcATGATTTAagctacaagcatgattatacttatccaaggaaatattgtcaacaataggagttgaaaggatcaacagcAGTAgtttatcccataaaaaattgggtcaacaacaggagttgatcccatagatgCATCAACAAtcatagttgatcccataaaaaattgggtcaacaacaggagttgatcccattaaatggatcaacaacaacaattaatcccataaaaacataaACACCATTCAAAGCAACATTTATCACTGCCCTAACATCCACCACCACTGCCGCAAAACTTAAACAACCACCGCCACAACTATACcttccaccaccatcaaaaacatCCAACACAAATACAATTATAATACCGTCATTACCACCAACCTAAAAAAAGgcgtcaacaacagtagttgatccaataaaaattggatcaacaataggagttgatccaataaacgggatcaacaacagtagttgatccaataaaaactgAAGTAAGTAGGTTAATgaaaggacaattgctatacctgGAACACCACCAACATATTGAACTCGATCCGAACACAGATTCAAACCTCCATTAAAAATAGCACCAATAGTTCCCATCACCAAATGTGACCCAAATCAAACAGAGACTTCATCTTCTTTGCTAATCTAACTCGATCCCAATCTTAATTTCATCTTAGGAACTCTAATTTCATATTTCGTTCTTCAATCTCTCAGTTTAGATTTCACAACAACAAAACTTATTAACTTTAATAGATCTGTTGATAGCGGTTGCGGAGGTGATGCTGCTGGTTTTGGTGGAGGAACTCGAGATGATGATGATTCTTTGATAATCTAACTCGATctcaatcttaatttcatctcagaaaccctaatttcacctttCGTTCTTCAATCTCAGTTTAAATTTAACAGCAGCAAAATATATTGACTTTTGATAGATCTGTTGATAGCGGTGGCGGAGGTAACGGAGatggtggtgctggttttggtggaGGCGAtcgagatggtggtggtgatgggaacgatgaagatggtggtggcaaCGGAGATGAAGATGGTGAGGACGAGATGAAGATGCTGGTTCGTGTTTTGCTGAGAAGTAAAGAAGGAAGGGCGTGGAATTGATACATAAAGGATAAATATGGAAAccatgaaaataaatttttttgataaaatttcaattatgccaCTAGGGACATGTATAAAGTCCgttagggatatttgtgaagtCCCATAAAAAAGAGGGACAATAGTTCAATTTCCACTTTATAGTTATGTTCACGAGGGTTTTGTTCACCTCGTTGGAATCGGATCCTTCTGAAACTTACAAAAGTTCTGTACCGGGGCTGCAATTGGAAAAATATGTGGCCTGAACTTACGTCACGCGGCCATGCCGAAAAAGACACGTCATCTGTCCAATATTTCGAGTCCAAATatgttcacactcctctaacgagtgtatatttgacatattcttctgattggttgattatttaactgatggccccattaccctccatgtttagaatcacggccctcgttacataactccctaaattaaatcaaggatagagattgaaatgtgaaatatacactcgttaaagAGTGTGCACGAATTCGCACTCCAATATTTCCCTGACACGTAATATGTATACCACGCGTATCTTAATTTTACGGGGCGTTGGACGCACTTGAATGCCTTTCTTTCCCTTCATTTTTTTACTTTTACTAGTAAGGACACATATGCgatgcacatgcttgaatttTACTCATCCAACAGTACTAAATTTGAAAGTCATGAAATTTTCTTCGTAAAACTAAAATTTACTATTCTAATATGTACTCGTTACGTAGATAATTGAAAGagcttttcaaatatataaattttacaAAAATCCGGTATAtgtgttgaaagatattaagctTTTAAAAattttgatctatttttaaaaCTATGGTATTTATGTAAATATGTAAAAAATGGGGACAACTAAGTAATTAGAGGGTCTCCTACCAAAAAAagctcttttctttatattagtaagatgATGAAATACCGTCCTCCCTAGTTCGAGGTCTATCCAACGACTTAAAGGCTAGATAAATAAAGCTTCCGCGGAGAATAGCAAGAAAATTTTCGTTTCCTATTATCCAGAATAGGTTCTTTTttaagttttgtgaaacgagtgtTTTGGTGAGAACATTTGGCAAttatttggaattttatggaagtgcAAATTCGATCCGGAAGTCTAGTACCTATCATAATAGAActctttttttccaaattaatgcaTACTCCCTTCATACCTAATATATAGGCagaattttcatttttccttgtaCTACTATATAGGCGGTCCAAATTTCAAAATGGTTTTTTACTTCTATTATCCTTATTTATTTTCTTGGGAATCATCACTGTATGTCTCTAACATTGGGAATATAATAAAGTACAGGAAAAAGCATataaatttattaaaaaaaaaatcgtaatgTAAGAGATTTTGATTAttccgcctatatatgtggtacaAATGGAGTATAATATATTCTCCCtgccataccaaatcaaaaatacatcaccATGGGACGAGGCAAAGCCCCGCGTACACTTGaaccaaattaaaagaaaaacagTGTCCGctacgtagcacgggcacaaatctagtacaTATTATTGTGGATCCTATTATTGAGGCCATAGTGGGTGTGTTTTTTGGGCTTTATAGGATTCTAATATCCCATAAGTGACCAGCGAAAGACCTAGtgtgtgtttttctctataaaagGGGAAAACCCTCGGGACAATACACAATGCCACATCCAGTTATGAAAATCGGGAACAATTACAAAGTTTTTCAAGATCATTACATAATCATCAAAGCAATAGTATCTCCACCAATTCTTGACTGACTATCCTAAGTTTACACACTTAAAAAACCTTTTCAAAACTCCCAAAGGACCAAATCGTATCACATGTCCTGATTAGTTTTGTTTCAAAACTAATTGGGTTTTTTTAGTTTACCCGCTAAAAGAATTAGTGATTGAATTTTCCAAAGGAATCGATCTGAACAGGGAAACTTTCATGCGCCAGGTTTTGTGTTGCTATGTTTTCAGGAGAGAGGGGAAACTGAAAAATTATTCTTATTAACCTTCACTCACAGACCTAGTGTGTATTAAAAATCAAATTTGCCATCTAATTATTCTTATTACCtcatatcaaaattaatattcaaaaccctaaaaccaaaaCTAATTCACTAACCTCTttcgctcttcttcttcttctcaaaagcaaacaacaaaacaaaacttaTGACCAAATCTTCACAGATTCTAAAAAATGTTTATGAAAGTTGATTCTTACGATGACAAGATTAGGAATATTTGGATTGAATGAACCATCAACTGGTTATAATTCTAATGTTTATGAAGGTGTTGAACCACAAATTGAAAATTCGGAGAATGAATCTTTTACCAGTAAATCCTCAAAAATTTTAAGAATAAaaaaacccaccatttattttaCCTTTAGATTGGTTTAATATGTAAAATTGATGAATTTAGAGTTTAGGAAAACTTCTTCCTTGTTGATTACGGCTAGAAGTTCTTGTCGACCTAGCCGTGAAAGGTTAGTTACGATTAGGATTCTAAAAACTCCCAACCATGAAATCCCAACTTGTTGGGACTTTCCTAGTCATAGTTGTTCTGTATTTACAGAAAACTAGAAATTTTCCTTGTGCTTCGTCTAAGAATTCCTCACCGTAACCATAGTGTCTCAGCCATGACACTAGTTTCCCAACCGTATGTTCCTTTAACAGTTAAGTCTTGCAGTTATTTTACCCGTTTACATTTTTGGCGGTTAGGTTGAAAATCACCTTCCAACCGCTAATGTTATTGATTGATACaagtgtatccgtactccttcagggaacttagttaacctcaagctaagttgagggaagaatcctattctaggcaggcatccttgtttaggcagaattcctatagttagggaagagttttgttttaggcaatactcttagtttaggaaatagatttctAATAtaagtccttggtcggctgagtacggGACACATATTCTAGGCAgagaaaacctagagaaagcttggaacaatacttgtgcaagcttagcaaacagtttaaggttaatccactgtttagagagattgtgagcgtaacaaagagatattgtaatcgttttcttcttcataatctagagaagatgttttcttcgaattactacttgtgttccattttctaagtttctcgtctattattattccgaattccgTCTTGACTGTAGAAGAATAAGATaaaaaacaatcaatatttaCGGGTCTACGAAAATTAAAAGGTATGatatacaaagaaaataaaattatgttATGCAAGTGGCAAGGTAATTCTCTTCATAATATTGTACGTTTCTTTCCAGTTTGTAGTTTTGGTATTTTTAGAAGAATTAAGGTTCCTGAATAAAGTTTTCTGAATCAACTGAGGTTTGTAGGAAACCACCAGCATTGTTCCGAAACACTGGAAACCAAACAATGGTCTTCTTATGACCCATGATATCTCAGTAGTCAGGTCTCAACCTTTAAGAAGAAGTTCCATGCATAGTTTTCTCAAAGAATGATACATATGTAATGTCCGCAACGGGTGGAAAGATAACATTATTTAACATGATGACTTACAAGGTGAGTGGAAAATTCGTGCACTGATGGACAATTTTTTGATCATGCTCTCATTGCAAACTTTGCCAAAACTAATGAAATCATTAAACATACAGTTAATGACAACATTTGTGCCACCTCCACCAGCTTCAACATACGTAGTGAAGCCATCCAATGTGGTTTTTGAGTATGTAAGATCACCTTGGTGTGTGATATTGAATTTACAGATATATCAATCCTTCATATGATTTTTGTGATGTCTTACTTTTTGTGTCAATGGTTGGAGTTCGTCATGGTTTTGTTGGATTAATTTGAGTTCTAAATGAACATTGGATACCTGATTTTGTTTCAGGAAAATGTTGCTGGTCAAAACTTGTTCTGGTtactattttgtttttttttttgtgttgcttGACCTGGTTTTTACcggtcaaaaccactattttttttatgttgcaaAAAAATCGCAACTGTAGTAAACTGTTGCGATTATCTAATTTCGCAACTGTTGACCGAAAATTCGCAACGACAATGAAGTCCTTGCTAAAAACtgcaacatcgactttcgtaACATAGCAGAACTGTTGCGACCCCACTTTGCAACTGCTACATATCGTTGTTAATTAcgaaatttggtgtagtgaatggttggtgatgccttttggtcTGTGTAATGCTCCAACGAcgtttatgcgtttgatgaatgatttgttacgaccttttatagaagattttgtgattgtttacttggatgatatcctaatatacaacagaacttgggaagagcatctcgttcacattgagaaggtgtttaaagtgttacatgaaggctagctgaagttgaacgtaaagaagtgtgagtttgTAAAGGAGGAGTTGGTGTACCTCGGATTCATTGTTGGTGGAGGACAACGGAAGATTGATCCAaggaaggttgaagtgatcactaagtggcctAGACCTAGTACTGTAACTGAAATCAGGAGTTTCTTAGGGGATTGCACCTACCTTTGTAAGTTTATCCGGCATTTTTCGAATATTGCAGGACCATTACATGGTTTGACGGGAGCTAAGGCAAAGTTTGAATGGCAGCAAacccatgaagacgcttttcagttactaaaaaggaagatttcagaagcacAGGTGTTGGTATTGCCTAACTTACaacgtacttttgaagttgagaccgacgcttctaactatgcattgggaggagtgttgttacaGGATGGTAAATcagtggagtaccattcagaattTTTCTCATGTGCTATTAATAACTACGCACcttatgaaaaaaaaagttatgcttcatatcaatgtatcaagcattggcgagtgtatattttaggtaaagaagtagtggtacattcagatAACAAACCATTGGAGAATCTACACGCCCAGACGAAACTACAACAAGACcgacacatgaagtggatgtcttacttgatgagTTTCAACATTCTCATTAAGTACAAGAAGGGACACCACACCATTTTTCGATATTAGCAACGGATGCGTACTGTTGCAAAAGGAACTTGAACAGCCGGCAGCCATTGTGAAACGTGGCGTTGCATATTTTTGCAACAGCGCTTAAGCCGTTGCGAAATTTTTCGCAACGGTTCTCGGTTCACCATGTGTTTTTTCCATATTTGCAACGGTCTTGGCTGTGGCGAATAGGTTTAGCAACTGTTGGTTGTTGTTGCTATATTATTGTCGCAACAGCTTCAAGCAGTTGCGAAATTTGGAACCAAAaaaatttagaccagaccatCTTAATCGGACAGGATTTTATTATTCTGGTTCTAAATTTAGCAACTGTTTTTAGAAGTTGCTAAATttttgcaacaacaaaaaaaaggtcaagtcAATCATCGGTTGACCTAGTCAAGAGTTCCCTGGAAGGCCATTTTCAGGCCAAAATACAGAAAACATCGATGTAACTTATTTAGAGAAACATTAACTGCCTTTTAACCAAAGAAGTCTTCCATTCAAATTCATGCCAAATTACCCGCATATTTCAGGCCAAAATATAGAAAACACATCAACATAACTCATTAAGAGATATTAAGTGGGTTTGAAAAGAAGTCATCTATTTGAACAAGCCACAGAACGAACTTAGGCACAATGAACACTAAACAAAGGGAGAATGGCATGTTGCTCACTTGGgtgcttagagcaactgcaatggtgcgagtataaccaaagaccaaagagggaaaaaaagatcaaattttgggtttagtatggtgtgacgctacggtggaaagactaaatttggtcagacgtacattatacgttcgcctggtgtggggcgtagactataccaacgcctgattggaACGTgcactaagaaaaaaaaaaaatgaaagaagtggggcggaggtataatgcccgccccactaaaatgattttggaaacaaagaatggggcgggggtataatgcccgccccatacaaaataattaaaaaaaaaaaaaaatggggcgtagactttacgtacgccccatgtgaagcgtaaactataccaacgcctggtgtggggcgtagactataccaacgcctgatgtgggacgtgcactatatgtccgcctggtggtggggcgtgaagtatatcaacgctcgactatatctgggtttagtcttggtcccagaccaaatatactctgggttttagtcgttgatcaaaatttgatcgatagtacgttccactacgtctgttcaaaagaccaaatatttgggtttactctcccactgtggacgctcttagcaaACTTCTCAATATACCAGTTGTGTGTTCTGCAGTATCCAAGGTGAGATTTGCAACCTGCAAGCAGACAAATAGAAGAACATTATATATAATTTTT
This is a stretch of genomic DNA from Papaver somniferum cultivar HN1 chromosome 1, ASM357369v1, whole genome shotgun sequence. It encodes these proteins:
- the LOC113326398 gene encoding membrin-11-like; translation: MAMEVGTLSEVHQNSKRLLMRVRGELERLEQLEFSSPGGIDSPELSFSIKKDISQIRSLCFEMDRLWRSIASKTERDLWKRKVEQIAEEADSSKDSLDKHFLRNQKRMTEAKERAELLERANRDSAHVMRIFDDDSRAMQSARNSSLMLEDAYSTGVAILSKYAEQRDRLKRAQRKALDILNTVGLSNSVLKLVERRHRVDKWIAYTGMIVTVIIVYLFWKWVH